The Papaver somniferum cultivar HN1 chromosome 3, ASM357369v1, whole genome shotgun sequence genome includes a region encoding these proteins:
- the LOC113359828 gene encoding uncharacterized protein LOC113359828 yields the protein MGDSSQNTQLRTLTYADQVKGKQQLPTTSIDLSSLPIPTVKEGKPAVPYWALDVKGVNFQDVKNNLEEQWQLGQGRVQFVPMNRGFFTIKLQSQVDKDKLLNVEAWFLDHQKLNLIEWFPGFDADKQRTSHVSMWVKFPGLPLEFWIEKTLLAMAKSLGTPIVVDKRTLEHEYGHFASVLVDINFAETAKNSIHVTVGGLDFWQPVEIQKKPKFCTKCKIIGHNDQECKKQTSNSSVQAPAQQKSNASQSHTSGDRANNNANQVNNVSSEWQVAKCRKGKNTPKNPVSPEVVVTKVVEANSLEYTAQMVKAKQLEVEYTKSKAAFESSFVELVRTKQVQDSNSVLVHSGKVGETRPPSAKSAGEFVLQNKFDALNSIPVAEISCDAQFRADQEARRAWITALTRVAARGLHVEGYKKEVIHHFVGSSKGNLWICWYVDMTTPVVINSSRQGISIETEGVLISFVHASRFQVTRRSLWQQLSSVNDNTPRDWLDDNNLFEADSFGSNTLGPMVNRVFIEFFASYSFVNSRPKRAPFRVQKMWFTHLDFMRMIMESWNAHVSGSPAYIYPFKLKRLNADMKEWNLRVFGNINARLKHAKLTMEVALRISDEDPEDVTKLNFAKEASVTLQEIRMHQSIMLKQKSRNKWLTNGASNTSFFHANIPTHRSSKMISELVDDDGNILSNCDQIRDYTVSYFEYKFNGEELPIDEHDIISTEESQRMDAIPTYDEIKAAVYDLDADSSPGPDGFSRCFYRHCWDVIQQDLYNAIIYCWQQQRIPNGILATRLGSVLDKLVSEEQVAFMKVRNIHENISVASEMVNDLKTKRKDGNVGLKLDITQAFDTVSWSFVLEMFRSSARISILLNGSPEGFFKINRGPRQGDPLSPLIFVLIEDVLSRNLTKLFLEKKLTPMLSKKVSTFPDRYLGVQIMPGAVKYRHISNVIDKIKKQLSVWKGKMLYFQDCVVLINSVIAIYAIHNMAVYKWPRKFIMQCERVIRNFLWSGDSEVARKFVVGFDKVCSPVKEGGLSIISMAVTNRALLMKFWCSIRSSNKKLVHNIVDRNTKVLLGDGRATSLYYDVWNGNECIAHILGDNELDNTVMVIHPNLAHKIGSWCEKLVLRKTKSGSDAGSILLISVTLASPMKSPWSIFYGVVPLQLKFGNGSQWALKWVVRKILVLSDSMGDVMAFTNSNMPWLARQRWRKIQESYDSICFVHTYREANFAADAMAKRGYLLRNGEGLNYDERPYFLNSLEYPNVSYFKFK from the exons ATGGGTGATAGTTCTCAAAATACTCAGTTGAGAACTCTCACTTATGCTGATCAGGTTAAGGGAAAACAACAGTTGCCAACAACCTCAATAGACCTAAGTTCCCTACCTATTCCAACTGTGAAAGAAGGGAAACCTGCTGTG CCTTATTGGGCGTTAGATGTAAAAGGAGTTAACTTTCAAGATGTGAAGAACAACCTTGAGGAACAATGGCAGTTAGGTCAGGGACGTGTCCAATTTGTTCCAATGAACAGGGGTTTCTTTACAATCAAGTTGCAATCACAAGTTGATAAAGACAAGTTGTTGAATGTTGAAGCATGGTTTTTAGATCATCAAAAGCTAAACCTAATTGAATGGTTTCCAGGTTTTGACGCTGACAAACAAAGGACCTCACATGTTTCCATGTGGGTCAAGTTTCCAGGCTTGCCACTAGAGTTTTGGATTGAAAAAACGCTACTTGCCATGGCAAAATCGTTGGGTACTCCAATAGTGGTAGATAAGCGTACTCTTGAACATGAATATGGACACTTTGCTTCAGTCTTGGTTGACATAAACTTTGCTGAAACGGCTAAAAATTCTATTCATGTTACTGTAGGGGGTTTGGACTTCTGGCAGCCGGTGGAGATTCAAAAGAAGCCAAAATTTTGCACAAAGTGTAAGATTATtgggcataatgatcaggaatgcAAGAAACAAACATCAAACTCTTCTGTTCAGGCACCTGCGCAACAAAAGAGTAATGCTAGTCAGTCTCATACTTCTGGAGATAGGGCTAACAACAATGCCAATCAAGTTAACAATGTTTCTAGTGAGTGGCAAGTTGCTAAATGTAGGAAGGGTAAGAATACGCCTAAAAATCCAGTTTCCCCTGAAGTTGTAGTTACTAAGGTGGTGGAGGCTAATAGTTTGGAGTATACTGCTCAGATGGTGAAAGCTAAGCAGTTGGAGGTTGAATATACTAAGTCCAAAGCTGCTTTTGAATCTTCCTTTGTTGAATTGGTGAGAACTAAACAAGTGCAGGATTCAAACTCAGTTTTAGTGCATAGTGGCAAAGTGGGTGAAACTAGGCCACCGAGTGCTAAGTCAG CTGGAGAATTTGTTTTGCAAAATAAATTTGACGCTCTCAACTCAATCCCAGTTGCAGAAATCTCTTGTGATGCGCAGTTTAGAGCTGACCAGGAAGCTAGGAGAGCATGGATTACTGCTTTAACTCGAGTTGCAGCCAGG GGCTTACATGTTGAGGGTTATAAAAAAGAAGTTATACATCATTTTGTTGGTTCGTCTAAAGGGAATTTATGGATTTGTTGGTACGTTGATATGACTACTCCAGTGGTTATTAATTCTAGTAGACAGGGTATTTCTATTGAAACGGAAGGTGTTCTTATATCATTTGTTCATGCTAGTCGTTTTCAAGTTACACGAAGAAGCTTATGGCAGCAGCTTTCTTCAGTTAATGATAATACTCCCCG TGATTGGCTAGATGACAATAACctttttgaagctgattcttTTGGTTCTAATACACTTGGGCCAATGGTCAATCGGGTGTTCATAGAATTCTTTGCAA GCTATTCTTTTGTAAATTCAAGACCTAAAAGAGCTCCTTTTAGAGTTCAAAAAATGTGGTTCACTCATCTTGATTTCATGCGTATGATTATGGAGAGTTGGAATGCTCATGTTTCTGGTTCCCCTGCTTATATCTACCCCTTCAAGCTTAAGAGATTAAACGCTGACATGAAGGAGTGGAATTTACGTGTTTTTGGTAATATTAATGCTAGACTCAAACATGCTAAATTAACAATGGAAGTTGCTCTTCGTATTTCTGATGAGGATCCGGAAGACGTAACTAAGCTGAATTTTGCTAAGGAGGCTTCGGTTACACTTCAGGAAATCCGTATGCATCAATCCATTATGTTGAAGCAAAAATCTCGTAATAAGTGGCTTACTAACGGTGCGAGTAATACTTCTTTCTTTCATGCCAATATTCCAACTCATAGGAGCAGCAAGATGATTTCGGAATTGGTAGATGATGATGGGAATATTCTCTCTAATTGTGACCAGATTAGAGATTACACGGTGTCTTATTTTGAGTATAAATTTAATGGGGAAGAGCTTCCAATTGATGAGCATGATATTATCTCTACGGAGGAAAGTCAAAGAATGGATGCGATTCCTACTTATGATGAAATAAAGGCTGCTGTTTATGACCTTGATGCTGATAGTTCTCCAGGACCTGATGGTTTCTCTagatgtttttatagacattgttgggacgtGATTCAACAAGACTTATACAATGCTATTATTTATTGTTGGCAACAACAAAGAATTCCTAATGGG atcctAGCTACAAGACTTGGAAGTGTTCTTGATAAGCTGGTTTCAGAGGAGCAAGTTGCTTTTATGAAGgttagaaatattcatgagaacatcagtgtggcgtcggagatggtGAATGATCTGAAAACTAAGCGGAAAGATGGAAATGTGGGCCTAAAGCTAGAcattactcaagcttttgacacggttagttggtcTTTTGTCTTAGAGATGTTTCGAAG TTCAGCCCGTATTTCTATCCTCCTCAATGGTAGTCCAGAAGGttttttcaagattaatagaggcccgcgtcaaggtgatcctttgTCTCCTCTTATCTTTGTGctgattgaagatgttcttagtagaaaccTCACCAAGCTCTTTCTTGAGAAGAAACTGACGCCAATGCTTTCGAAAAaag TCTCAACTTTCCCGGACAGATATTTAGGTGTTCAAATTATGCCTGGAGCTGTTAAATATCGCCATATAAGTAATGTtattgataaaatcaagaagCAACTTTCAGTTTGGAAAGGAAAAATGCTTTATTTTCAAGACTGTGTGGTTCTTATTAACTCTGTGATTGCTATCTATGCCATTCACAATATGGCTGTTTACAAATGGCCAAGGAAGTTCATTATGCAATGTGAGCGGGTTATACGCAATTTTCTTTGGTCCGGGGATTCGGAAGTTGCGAGGAAGTTTGTGGTTGGTTTTGACAAAGTTTGCAGCCCTGTGAAGGAAGGTGGTTTGAGTATTATAAGTATGGCAGTTACAAATAGGGCTCTTCTCATGAAATTTTGGTGTAGTATTCGTTCTTCTAATAAGAA ATTGGTTCATAATATTGTGGATAGAAATACGAAAGTGCTTCTTGGTGATGGGCGAGCCACTTCTCTTTATTATGATGTTTGGAATGGTAATGAATGTATTGCTCATATTCTTGGTGATAACGAGCTAGATAATACTGTCATG GTTATACATCCAAACTTAGCTCACAAAATTGGAAGTTGGTGCGAGAAGCTTGTGCTACGCAAGACAAAATCAGGATCAGATGCAGGGTCAATCTTGCTAATAAGTGTTACCCTTGCAAGTCCGATGAAGAGTCCTTGGAGCATATTTTATGGAGTTGTTCCTTTGCAACTCAAATTTGGCAATGGATCTCAG TGGGCGCTCAAATGGGTTGTTAGGAAGATTCTGGTGCTTTCAGATTCTATGGGGGATGTAATGGCCTTTACTAATTCTAATATGCCATGGCTTGCAAGGCAGCGGTGGAGGAAAATTCAAGAAAGCTATGATTCTATTTGTTTTGTTCATACTTATCGGGAAgctaattttgcagctgatgcaatggccaAAAGAGGTTACTTGCTAAGGAATGGTGAAGGCCTGAATTATGATGAGAGACCTTATTTTCTAAATTCATTAGAATACCCTAATGTCTCTTACTTCAAATttaagtag